Part of the Brassica oleracea var. oleracea cultivar TO1000 chromosome C8, BOL, whole genome shotgun sequence genome is shown below.
AAGCTGTAAAAAGGAGTCATCCGCAAACGCAGTTTTTGCGGTCGGTAACGGTTGTTGGTGTTTTGCAACAATCACTCAAACCGCTCTAAACCGTTTTAAACCTCATAAATTCAAAAGCTGGTTCCAGCTAGCGTTTGTGGTTGCGGGAGGATAATTTTTTTTTTCTTTTTTTCTAAAACAATATAAATACAAAAAATAAAATATTCAATAAAAATTTTAAATTAGAATTATAAAAATACTAAAATATATATATTATATTTTAATTAATATGATAAAATTTTAAAATAAAAAATATTTTCTATAATTTTTTAAAAAATTTAAAACTATAACTTTTTAAATATATTTTTATATTTATTATATATTATGATTTTTGATATTTTTATAATTATATAAAATGTAAATATTGTTAATTTAATATTTAACCGTTGTTGCATTTGATAGTTAACCATTCATAAGTATTCCGCAAACACAACAATTTCGAACCGCATAACCAGTCAAATAAATCTTTTAAAACCGTTAGAAACCGCAACCGCAACTGCAACCTTGAACTGACTCATCATCATACAAAGGAGAAGATAATCATCGACGTGACTCATCATCATACAATATGGATTACTAACAAAAAGAAAGGTGTTTTAATTTTTCTTTTCAACCATCACCGAAAAAAATGATAATTATATTAATTTCCTTATTATTTTTTCAAACCCTAAAAGAATTAAAAAAGATTATATCTACATCAATGTCTCTTTATAATAATTAAGCCGAACATCAACATTTCCAACTCCATCCTCCCAAGAAAAAGTGTGGAAGATGATGAACTCTTCTCTTCTAACTCCTTCATCTTCATCCCATGTCCAAACTCCAGCGACGACCTTTGACCATGAAGATTTCCTCGACCAAATCTTTGCTTCCTCCCCTTGGCCCTCCGACGAAGCTCATCCTCCTCCTCCTCCGCCTCCGTCCTCAGATGGTTTCGTCGACTCTAGGCATCAACAGATCATGATGATGCCTTTACCGTCTCATCACCAAAACGAGGTCGTTGATGGCTCCTCGGTCCACTCTCTTTACAATGGCTTCTCCGCCGGCGGATCTCTTCCTTTCCACATCCCTCAGGTATAAAACCTAACATCTCTCCCTAAGTTTTTGATATTGATGGGTGTTTAAAATCTAGTTTTATGATCAACTTCAGGGAACGGCAGGTGGAATGATGAATCAACAAGGACAAGCCCTAACGCAAAAGCAAACTCAACCGCAAGTGAGTGCGTCTATAGCTACTGGTGGTACGGCGGCGGCTCCACCGCAGAGTAGGACTAAAGTCAGAGCTAGGAGAGGCCAAGCAACGGATCCTCACAGTATTGCCGAACGGGTCTGATTTTTTTCTTTCTGAATTATTATTCGAAATGTTTTTCGTTGCATTAACTCGTATCAGTTTCCGAGAAAGGTGTGGAAATTATTTTATCTTTTGAGAAGAAAAGTTTTAAACTTTTTGAACTATTTTCTGAAAAAGTGATTTTATGGGGCAGTTACGACGAGAGAGAATTGCGGAGAGAATGAAAGGTCTTCAAGAACTCGTTCCTAACGGCAATAAGGTATTTTATCGAATTCATTTTCAGTTTATTTTCCAAATAAAACGGATCATTAAACTTTATATAAATCAACACTCTGAATATATATGATCCAATATCATTTGTTGACCATAAGATAATATAAAACATATATCTATACAGTCCATAATAATCCATTGTCTATATAAATTCGACCGGAGTGAAAATTAAATGTCAAATATAAAATAAACTATACGAGAGCGAGATTTTCTCATTTTTCACTGTAATTTATATCTGATAGAAATATTTTGGGTTTAAATGTTTAAATATATCTGTAGAACTTGTCCGTCTAGATAATTATTTTACAAACTAAATTTGATTTAATATATAAGTTAACTGAAAAAATAGTTTCTTGTGCAATCCACTTCAGTAGTCAATTGATCAGGAATTGTGGAGTTGTTCACGTCTTCAATTAGATTGTTTAACATGTCAACTAGATTATTTTCATAGGTTAAGATTTATTGACCAAAACTCAAGAGTTGATAAGTAAAATTTCATACTTTTTGTTTTACTCATATAATGGTGGTTGATTAGTCTCTCTATATAAAACTATCAATCAAATCATTAAACACTGATTAGCTAATTAATTGCGCTACAATAATAAAGTTAACTAATGCAGTAATTAATGGGTTGGGATCTCAGTTCTGACAGATTGTTTTTTGTATATTTATTTAAATAATAATTAACAGACAGACAAGGCATCGATGCTCGATGAGATTATAGATTATGTCAAGTTCTTACAACTCCAAGTCAAGGTGAATCTCAGTCTCTCAAACTTATCTTACAGTTATTAAAGCAAGACGCAATTTTTTAGAAACTAAATTATGTTTCATTTTATTATATTGATTGAAGATTCTTCGTTTGCCTTATAATTGACATACCAGACAAAAAGAAAAGCTGATATATTAGTACAATATCGATATACCAATTAATCAAATATGGGCCTCTGCAACTAAATTCCCTATGCTCCCTCTCTATTATTTTTTTCTGGATTGTCATATACTCGCATTTTTTAATGCATATTTATTTAAATAATAGTGGACGGGTGTACTTAATAATCCTTTTTTATTTTAATTATATTGCGTTTTAGGTACTGAGCATGAGCAGATTGGGTGGTGGTGCTTCCAATTCTCAAATCTCTGAGGTAATCAATTTTATTATTTCTTCTCCTTTGTTTTATAGACTCCAATAATTTATACCAAGGTTAATGGATAAAATAATGAAACCACATCAATTTTACCTAAAATTGCATTTGTTATATTAAGTTATATGCAACCTGCGCGTTACATATTTTTGTTTTTGTCAAATATAGATAAATCATGCAAGTTTCGTGACAAAAAAAAAAGATAAATCTTGCAAGAAGTTCAAGTGAAATAGACATATATAAAGATTCCAAGACAAGTTCTAAGATTTTAAAATTCTAAAGATAGAGAAAAGAGAGAGCACGCGTGCCGACTATTATAACTTAGGGTTTCGCTTTCTTGTCTTTTATCTTTTATCTTTTCTTTTTTAGAATATTTTATTTTTATTTTCAGGAGAATACATCCTCAGCCGTCGCCGGGGGTAATCAGGCGACCGGAAACTCCAACGACAGCTTGACGATGACGGAGCATCAAGTGGCGAAGCTGATGGAAGAAGACATGGGCTCGGCGATGCAATACCTTCAAGGGAAAGGTCTTTGTCTCATGCCTATCTCTTTAGCCACAGCAATCTCAACCGCCACGTGTCACTCGCGTAACACTTTGATCCCTGGAGCTGCCGGTGGGGTCGGAGGTCATCCTTCTTCTCCCAATCTTTCCGGCATGAGCGTGCAGTCAACGAATAAGGTGAAGTTAAGTGGTAACGGCGTGACTGAGGGATCGCCGCCTCTCGTCGTTAAAGAGGCTGTTTAGGTTTCGAAGCCGTGATAGCGTCTCTCTCTTTACTTTTGGGGTTAGGCAAAGAGATAAACAAAAAGGAAACATAAAAAGTGGGAATGGAGTGGGAGACGAAAGCAAACCAACTTTTGGTCAAAGTCTACGAAGAATAAGGTTGAGTTGTTTGATGTGTTTTCTCTAAACGACGCAGTATTTCTGGTAGAGTACCAAACCACTCGGGCACATTTCTTTTTATTTTCTTTAAAAAGAGTATTTGCACTCTGGACACATAAGTTATACCATAATTGGCGAAGTGCCTAATAACACTTTTAGCAACTATTCTACATTTTTTATTACCCTGTTGCCCCTATCATTTACTGGAAAATTTCATTGTACGTCCAATAAAATTTTCCAACTGTTTTTTTTTTTAACTGGAAAATTTTCCAATTCTGTAGAGAAGAATTTTCCTAAATTTTGTCATGTGCTTATCTTCTTCAGTATCTTACATGTCTCTCATATACAAAAACCAAATCTTTTCATCATATCTTCCTCGTTCAATTTTTTTTTAAAACTCAGATTTTATAACTAATGTCTAATTCACAATCTCAAATCTACAATATTTCTCTATAAAAATTATTACTTTCTTAAAATAACGAATTTTTAAAAAGAAATATATATATATATATATCATTTTGATCAAAAATTCTAAAAAAATACCAATCTATCAAAAAAAAATTTTGTTATCCTAATTTCTAAATCACAATCTCAAATCTTCAATATTTCTCTATAAAAATTATAACTTTTCTAAAATAGTACTTTTTAAAAAATATTATTTAATAAATACATTCTTTTGATCAAAATTCTAAAAGAATATCAATCTATCAACAAAAAATCTTGTTATCATAACTTCTAAATCACAGTCTCAAATCTATAATATTTCTGTATGAAAATACAACTTTCCTAATATAGCATTTAAAAAAAAAGATTTAATAAATACATCATATAATTAAAAATTAGGGCTGTTCAATATGGTAAAACCGAACCGTACCGAACCGAACCGAACCGAAATAGACAATATGGTTTGGTTTTGGTATATACCATATAAACCGAATGGATATAATTTTATAAAAACCGTAGGATTTGGATGTGGTTTGGTATATAACCGATTAAACCGAATAAACCAAAAAAAAACGATTAAAAGTAGAAACATGTAAATATGTATATGTTTTATAA
Proteins encoded:
- the LOC106308180 gene encoding transcription factor bHLH66-like encodes the protein MMNSSLLTPSSSSHVQTPATTFDHEDFLDQIFASSPWPSDEAHPPPPPPPSSDGFVDSRHQQIMMMPLPSHHQNEVVDGSSVHSLYNGFSAGGSLPFHIPQGTAGGMMNQQGQALTQKQTQPQVSASIATGGTAAAPPQSRTKVRARRGQATDPHSIAERLRRERIAERMKGLQELVPNGNKTDKASMLDEIIDYVKFLQLQVKVLSMSRLGGGASNSQISEENTSSAVAGGNQATGNSNDSLTMTEHQVAKLMEEDMGSAMQYLQGKGLCLMPISLATAISTATCHSRNTLIPGAAGGVGGHPSSPNLSGMSVQSTNKVKLSGNGVTEGSPPLVVKEAV